The DNA sequence GAGTCATTTTGACTTATTAGATACTTAACAAAAGTTATGGATCTAAATATAGTGTATGTCTAAGTGCATAATAAAGACTATATACCTTAAAAAGTCAtagcgacttataatttagaacagacATGAATATTTCTCGCTCTACAGAATTCCTACACATGTGTGATATCATTTAGTTTTCTATTACAAGAAAACAACCACTCACGCTTGAGGCTCCTACTAAGTggattctgtttttttttttgttcttttagAGGAAGTTATTCTGTTCGTGCGAAACTGATTTAAGATCGCTTGGGCCAATGTAGCAATTCATGTCCCAAAATCCAACAACTAAGTGAGGCCTAATAAACTTGTGGTCTTAATTGATGGTTGCTTGCACACGAAGCTGGTTTGCATATGATACGTTGCCCTAATAAAAGGCCTGTATATGGCTCCCGGGCCTCTGATTTTCCCACAAGAGAGGCGTTTTCCAACCTTTCCCCATGATGATATAACCTGGGCCCATGCCTTTGTTGGGCTTGCAGGACGAAACTTCCAAACGCCGGCCCAAGGCCCAAGCAAGCCCGGCCCGCCATTTTCCATCCACTCGCCGTTCTCCGACACACCACACAACACTGGCCGGCCGCGCGGCGGATCGCCGCCCCTCGCATCCtcgtcgcgccgccgccgcaccgcACGTGTTCGACGGAATGCCCCCCGCCGGGACCCGGCAGAGGTACTAGCCATTCCCCTTCCCCTCGCTCGCTACATTGCAGGTGCCGTTCAGTGCGCTCTCGCGTCCAGTTGTTGCTGCCGCGATTTCTGCATCCCTTGAAAAGTTGAAATCCCTGTGGTTTCGAGgaaacgtgagcgttttcgaaTTTCGACGGAGGGTTGTGACTTATTGTTGAGCTCGCGTCGTCGTTGTCTGTGTGGACCTGTGTCGCGCTGTCCCATGCGCGCCACGGGAACGCCTTGCGATGAGCTCCTCCTGCTGCCTGGCTGCTCTGTATTGGCTCTCGTGCACCAGTTGGGTTGTGAGATGGATGTGCTGTGGCTTGTGGCTGTTTCCAGTTGGTGAACAGGTTTTGTGCAAGTTGTCAAGTAGATGTTTCTAGTATGGGCCCGATTCATTGATGGATTGATTAATAACACAAGCTGAGGAAAACTCATTTTGAAGCAACAAGCTTGCTCACAAGATTAACTGCAGATGTGATTCGCCTGATGTAGATGATTGTCTAACTGAATAGCCACTGTAACACCACATTTCAAATTTCCTCTAAGTTCTGATATAAATACAGGAACCTCATGACCTGCAGAGATTCCATCCACGCATTCCTTCCAGAAGATGGCAGCCCAGGTTACTGGACACCTAGTCACCGTCGTCGTGGTCGTCAGAACTCAATAGTTTTTCTACGTTTTAAGGATGGATGATGGTCATGTGGGGACTTCTGCTGATTGAGAAGGACTGAACGAGAAGGAGCAATCGCCTTCCCGTGGTACTGCCTGTCATCATGTGCCAAATTATTGTCACGTGAGTAGTGACACTGCTGCTCCAAAGATCTATGTCAGGGCTTACAATGACAGGTTCCTCATCCAGGTCAATAATGTCGTGCTACCGGCCCCATCTGGTGTAATATCAGCACTATCATCTTGAACTGTGCGTAGCAGATGGAAGCGCAGGTGTGGGGGCTGGGCCTTGCTCATCTGAAGTTCTGAACGGATCTCTATCTTGTATGTCAGTTCTGTTATTACCGTAACACTGTATGTTCTTAGCTATGCTAATTTTGCTGTTGTAGAAGTTCGTGTGGGAGTTGGATCTCTTTTCCGCTTTGTTTTCATTCGATTGAGCACTGTACTCGCTGGATACTGTTACTGTACTGCAGTACACGACGAGCTCCTGAAATTTTGTTAGGTTCTCCTTTGCTCAGGTACTCTTCCTTTTATGCCCTTCACAATTTTTACTCTTCAGTAGTTAGCTAGATTCTGTGTTGCAGTTTGTTATATTGCGTGAACTTCATTTTTATTGGAATAGTATTATTGTTGAACATACCCATCTAGGTTTTATATCCATATTGCTTTTAGCTTGAGTGAGGCTCTTAGATTTTGACAATTTTTTTATTGTAACTTTAGTTTGCAGCAATAATTGTTTACTGTCGGTCTTAGCACCGGCATGGCAATGAAATGGAATATTCTAGAAATAATCACGATGACGAACACTTTTGCGCCACTTTTAATAATTATCTAATGGCACACAGTTGTTTCGACTTTGCAAGCACATgttatttttcatttttttgaaAATGAACTGCGCTATTCAATACTATGCCACAGGCGGTTTCTCTGTCACTGGCGCGTTGTTAGCAGCAGTGTAGTGTTCTTGTGAGGTTAAagtgtgtgtgtttgtgtggGTATTTTGTGTGTGTTGTATGGGTTCTTGTCCCCTTTTTttatcttcttaatataatgatgcgcagctctcctgcgttttcGAGAAAAAATACTATGCCTTTCCCTGTTTTTTAAAAGATTTCTGTACTTTCATTGctcataaataaatattaatgtGATTTTGCTACTAGCATGTTGTTTCTGTTATGATTACTGATTAGCCTCCTTTGAGGATCTTGAGGTATTCATTATCATCGACTCCAATATTTGTTCCCACACACTCTAGTACAGAAAGATTTGTATGATGTGAGGAAACACAAatcaaatcttttttttttcatttgttgGCATTTAACAACTTACTAATAGCTATGGGTGATTTCTGCACCATAACGCGTTGGATCATGCCATTTACTTACAGAGACCATTGGTTTACTATCTGTCCATGCGACATCTGGTTCTCAAAGCAGGCACAAGAACCACTAGCAACGATTTTAAAAGTGACAAACATTGCATATAAAAGGCCAGTTATCAGGCTCACCACTAGCCTTTTCTTGAAGACCATGCTTGTTCATAACCTTGAGGAGGCAGTGGCTTCTTGGAAAGCAAGGAAATCAAGTGGTTGATTGCCTGATGGATGTATCATGGGCATTTTGTTGGTCCAGTCTGAGTTGGCCCCCCTGTGTGCCAGTTCGTGGGTCGGGCCTCTACTACGCATTTTCCCAGAGGGGGACCATCTCTTATATCTGCTGCATCCTCATCTTGGTGGCTTTCAATCTTGTGATGGTTACTTCTAGTGCCCCACCATCATGGCGTTGTCATATGTATTCTTTCTTTGGTAGCCCCAAGTTTTGCATCCATGCAGCTGAGTCTGCAATGAAACTGCTAGGTTGAGCATCAAAAGGTAAAAGTTGAAAGATTTCTGTGCATATTTTACATGGATGACGTGATTAAACTGTACTTTGTAGTCGGGAccctttgatatttttcttttcctcGGTATGTGTTAAGTAGGGTGGGTCTACTTTATCATTATGGCAGTCACATGACCCATTTGTGCTGATGTTAAGATAAAAAATTTGGTGTTCAAAAGTCTTAATCATGTAACCCTGGGATAAGGCTCATCTTTTGCCACTAAGGAAAGAACCCCGGCACATGGCTTGTGCTCTAGACTTCTTAGTAAGCAGACAGGAAATCTTGTTATTGATACGGTAGTTAACCTACTTGTTTAATCATCATTACCGCAGTTGCCACAAAACCCATTCAGATGAATCTGAAACCTGCGCAGTCATCATTCCATTAATCAATCTAATGCTCTGGCACCATGTTTAACAGTTCTGCCTCTGTTCTGTATCTATAGCAAATAAATACCTAGCTTGAGATACTTACAGTATCCCGTGGTCTTTAGGCTATGAACTAAGTAACTAACAAGTGCATGCTACTGAGTTACATGAGATACTTATTAGTTAAGTATATTATAGACTCTACGTGCATGTATTTGTCTTTATCTTTGATGTGTTTCACAAATTGATGCTACAGTAATCCTTTTGGCTTACCCTCGGTTAAGAGCCAATGTTTAGTTAGTTGATACTCCTCTAGGTGTCTACTTCATTTTATTGACTGGCTGTCTAAGTAATAAACTGTTGTTAGCTCTGTACGAGCTATTTTTTGCCCCTTCTTTACATAAGCAACAAAAGTAGGAGACAGTCCTCTGTTTTTCTTTTGATACATGCTGTAAGGAATCTTCATGCTTATTGGAGTTTTGTAGCCTTTTGTGTCGAACCTTGCCCCTTAGACCATCAACTTAGTCAGCCTTTTCTTAGTATCCTACTAGGGCAATTGATCCCACTTGCACACTTAAACTTTTGTTGCACCTTTCCTTACGCctcgtttagtttcaaaaaaaatttacaaaatggatactgtagtactttcgtttgtatttgacaaatatttttaattatggactaactaggctcaaaagattcgtctcgcaaattacatacaaactgtgcatttagttttttcttttgtctatatttagtgctccatgtatgtgccgcaaaatttgatgtgacggggaatctgaaaaattttgcaaagttttttggaaactaaacaaggcctaaccagGGAACAAAAAGGTGGAGACCAGCTTTAAAAGATTAGGACATGAAAATCCCCAGGTGTCGGCATCACTTATGCCCCCATCATTTCTATAAAATTGAAGGTCTGTGATTTTTCTATGTAAATTATCACTGTGTCTATGTATCCTTTATGCCATTATTTAAGGGTAGTaatttccttttctttctttgatTATGCTCCTCTCATCACTCTTGTAGCCACCCAAAAATTTATAAACACAACACTTTCATTCCATTTATCGTGATAGTTCCATTCACCTGCCAAATTAACCATTGACTGTTACTTTGCTGTTGGCCTATTTATTTTTCTACTGAGTGGGCAGACTACCTCCTATAGATAACCTGttaggttcaagagaaagcacACTTAAATGGTTAAATAATTCTGAGTCTCATGACACCAACAATGAAAAATTTCGACAACCTTGCAATAATTGCTATTGGGTGACGAAACAATACATATTTGGGCAAAACTCTGAAACAGAGTTTTTGTCATTTATCTCACACAAACGTCCTATCTGACGGTGATGGTGTGGAAGGTCATTGCTTGCAAAATGTTGGGCATGTAAGGGAGACCGTCGCTATTGACAGCATAAAAGGATTAGCACTCAAAATATTGTTATGCAAGTGACTGATTTTCGCCTATAATCTTCCATAACTGGATTGCCACCTTTTTTTTCGAGAAAAGGTGAAATACATTACTTTTGCACAATTGTCTACTTATCCCTTTATGTGAAAGCATTGCACCACTAGTTGATTGCAGGATAGAACAGTAGAAGTAAGGAGACGGGGGAGGGAACAAAATCCCCATGGGGATATTTCATTGTTTCTTCAGGAGGCAGGCACATCAACTTCACAGTTTGTACTCTATTGGACCCACATAGACATAGGTACAGATGACACATACATACACATCTCTGTCTGTCTCCTTTGATCTCCCTCACAACTTGATGTTTCCTGAAACCTCCCACGCATGCCTGCTTGCCAGATCCCGTACAGTAAGTAGGGTTTCTGGAAGCcatggaaaaaaaataaaaacagaacAGCAAAAGGCAGCATTCTGGGGATGGAAGGAAGATTGCCCGGGAAACAAGGGATCTCTCCACTTCCTTCCTTTTCCTTGCACAGGTCAATTCAAACCTGTCACTTTGTGCAAGTAGTACTAGGCTGCTGCTAGCAACTACTTTTGTTGTTTGGATTCTGCAAGCATAGTCTTAAATCTGCTCATCATGTTGTTATGGACTACTCCTGACATATTAAAGTTCCAAAACTCGTTAGCTAGAGAAACATTTATATATGATGCGTCAAATTCTGATGGATTTTCAGTGCTGACCAGTTATTGGAAGTGTAGGGGCTTTGGTGCATGTAGCCATACATTGCCGTTGGTGTCTCTGGCTCCAGCTCCGGTCCTGGACCGCAGTCAAGGTTCACGCCGAACAGCCGGAGCTGCCGTGACGACGGTGCTGAAGCTGCACTGCAACTCCTGTTGTCTCTGTCCGATTGAGATTCTCCTGCAATTGTTCAGCAGAAATCGTGTAAGAGGTATCAGAAGACTACGTTACAGACCTTTCTTTAActtttgctatcagtctttttaCCTGCATGTTGCATGTTGCTATGGTCATGGTCCACTGAGTGACGGTAGGCATGGGAATTTGCCGGGCTGGTTGGGTATGAGCCTGATGTGCTGTAGCACATTGGGCTCCAAGGCTGCTGCTCTCCGCCGCCAGTGCTCTGCGCAGGTGCCACCACGCGCacggcaggcggcggcggcggcggcggcggtgccgcAGCCACCGTTGCACTCTCACCATGACGCCTGTAGCTGATGAATAGGCGGTCACCCATGCCAAAACTACGCATCCTCTCGAAGTGCACCACGTCGCCAGCGTCAAGTTGCTTCTCCTTGACGTACCGGCTCCAGCCCTTGGTGAGCACGTAGCTCTGGCTGCTCGTCCAATACGAGTACCGAAACCGCCATGGCTTGCCAGCCTCGTCCTCGAAGGACAAGATAAGGCCTTTCTCAC is a window from the Sorghum bicolor cultivar BTx623 chromosome 5, Sorghum_bicolor_NCBIv3, whole genome shotgun sequence genome containing:
- the LOC8070646 gene encoding B3 domain-containing protein Os11g0156000 produces the protein MAMNHLSQEHPQAWPWGVAMYTNLHYQHHYEKEHLFEKPLTPSDVGKLNRLVIPKQHAERYFPLSGDSGEKGLILSFEDEAGKPWRFRYSYWTSSQSYVLTKGWSRYVKEKQLDAGDVVHFERMRSFGMGDRLFISYRRHGESATVAAAPPPPPPPPAVRVVAPAQSTGGGEQQPWSPMCYSTSGSYPTSPANSHAYRHSVDHDHSNMQHAGESQSDRDNRSCSAASAPSSRQLRLFGVNLDCGPGPELEPETPTAMYGYMHQSPYTSNNWSSP